CAATATTGATCGAAAAACCCAATATCGCCGTGTTGAATACAAACCCGATCAACGATTGCGCCAGCACAATCTTACGGAGATCGCGTGTCGCGACACCTACATCGGAAGTTTGCACCGCAACACCGATGGTGAACGAGAAATAAAGGAAGTCCCAGTAATTGGGCGTTTTCAGCCCCTCGGCAAAACGCAACGCCGGTTCTTTGCCGTCCCAGGTGTAAAACATCCTCGCGTAGTGCACGCAGAAAATTACCCCGATCAACAGCCAAGAGCCAATCACCGTCAGCGCGGTGAAGCCGTAGTGCATCAGCTTGCGAGTGGTTTCCAGATCCTTGCTGCCGGCCAGTTCGAAGGTGATGGTCGCGAGGCTCGCCAGTGCGGCGATGCACACCACGAACAACACCAGTCCAGCGTTTTCGTCCTCGACTTCGGCGATGCGTTTGACGTCCGGGGCCTTGGCGCGGACGGTCAGCCAGAACATCAGGATCAGGTAAGTCCATACGCCGGCGTTCCAGCCAATGAGGATTTTGCTGACGATGGAGTCGGCGGGAGCCAGGAGACCGGTGGCGAGGCCGAACAGGGCGGCGGCGGACAGGCGAGGGTGGGTGCGGGCGAGGAAGCGCATGGCGACTCACATTGGTGGACTGTTGCGCACCATAGCGCACGCCATCGGGCTTTTGTAGGAGCTGTCGAGTGCAACGAGGCTGCGATCTTTTGACTTTAGCTTTTCAAGATCAAAAGATCGCAGCCTCGTTGCACTCGACAGCTCCTACATTTGGAATCAGTGTTGCTTGTTGAATCGTTGTACGAGCTTCATGACCACGACGAAGAAGACGGGTACGAAGATTACCGCCAACGTCGCGGTGATCATCCCGCCAATCACTCCGGTGCCAATCGCTTGCTGACTCGCCGAGCTTGCGCCAGTGGCAATCGCGAGCGGCACCACACCGAGAATGAACGCCAGCGACGTCATTACGATCGGCCGCAGACGCAGGCGCGCCGCCTGCAATGTCGCGTCGATCAGGTCGTGACCTTCGTCGTACAGACTCTTGGCGAACTCGATGATCAGGATCGCGTTTTTCGCCGACAGACCAATGATGGTGATCAGGCCCACTTTGAAGAACACATCGTTAGGCATCCCGCGCATCGTCACCGCCAGTACCGCACCGAGAACTCCCAGCGGCACC
This window of the Pseudomonas fluorescens genome carries:
- a CDS encoding DUF1345 domain-containing protein, whose protein sequence is MRFLARTHPRLSAAALFGLATGLLAPADSIVSKILIGWNAGVWTYLILMFWLTVRAKAPDVKRIAEVEDENAGLVLFVVCIAALASLATITFELAGSKDLETTRKLMHYGFTALTVIGSWLLIGVIFCVHYARMFYTWDGKEPALRFAEGLKTPNYWDFLYFSFTIGVAVQTSDVGVATRDLRKIVLAQSLIGFVFNTAILGFSINIAAGLFG